The segment ATGCGACCGCGGTCGAGCGCGGAGCGCGTGACGCGGGGCTTCCGGCGTCGCGCATCCGGCGTTTCGAGGACGTGCCCGAGATGGCGGCCGCGGTCTCGAAGGACGCGAAGCGCGGCGATCTCATTCTCGTGAAGGCGTCGCGCGGGATGCGCCTCGAGCGCGTCGTGCAAGCGCTCGAGCCTGGCTCGGCGGGGAAAGACTGATGTTCTACCACTTCCTCTATCCGCTCCACGAGTACTTCGCGCCGTTCAACGTTTTCCGGTACATCACGTTCCGCTCCGCCTACGCGCTCGCGACCGCGCTCCTGATCGCGCTGGTGCTCGGACGTCCGGTGATCGCCAAGCTCAAGAGCCTGGGCGTCGGGCAGAAGGTTCGCGACGATGGGCCGAAGACCCATCTTCCCAAAGCAGGCACCCCGACGATGGGAGGAGTCCTCATCGTCATCGCGATCACCATCTCGACCCTTCTCTGGGGGAATTGGGGCAACCGGAACGTCCTGATCGCCCTCGCCGCGACCCTCTGGATGGGCTCGGTCGGCTTCATCGACGACTACCTGCGCGTGATGCTCCATTACCGGAAGGGGCTCCTGGGCCGGTACAAGCTGGCGGGCCAGATCCTCTTGGGGATCGGGGTGTTCGTCGCGGTCTACTTCTACCCGGCGCACGGAATGATCGATCCGGGCGCGACGAACGTTCCGTTCCTGAAGCGCACGGTGATCGATTTCGGGTGGCTCTACCTTCCCTTCGTGATCCTGGTCATCACGGGCGCGTCGAACGCGGTGAATCTCGCCGACGGCCTGGATGGCCTCGCCGCGGGGATGACCGCATTCGCCGCGGTCGCGCTCGGCGGCATGTGCTACATCACCGGCCACGTCAAGTTCTCCGAGTACCTCCAAGTGCCGTACATCGCGGGCACGGGAGAGCTGACGGTCTTCTGCGCCGCCGTGGTCGGGGCCACGCTCGGCTTCCTCTGGTGGAATTGCAATCCGGCCGACGTCTTCATGGGGGACACCGGCTCGCTGTCGCTCGGCGCGGCCCTCGGTGCCGTGGCGGTCCTCATCAAGCGGGAGTTCCTGCTCGCGATCGTCGGCGCTGTTTTCGTGGCGGAGGCGCTCTCGGTCCTGATCCAGGTCTTCTCGTTCAAGGTCTGGGGGAAACGGGTCTTCAAGATGGCGCCGTTACACCATCACTTCGAGCTGTCGGGATGGAAGGAGCCGCGCGTGGTCGTCCGATTCTGGATCGCCGCCGCGCTCGCCGCCCTGGTCGGCTTGAGC is part of the Candidatus Eisenbacteria bacterium genome and harbors:
- a CDS encoding phospho-N-acetylmuramoyl-pentapeptide-transferase, with translation MFYHFLYPLHEYFAPFNVFRYITFRSAYALATALLIALVLGRPVIAKLKSLGVGQKVRDDGPKTHLPKAGTPTMGGVLIVIAITISTLLWGNWGNRNVLIALAATLWMGSVGFIDDYLRVMLHYRKGLLGRYKLAGQILLGIGVFVAVYFYPAHGMIDPGATNVPFLKRTVIDFGWLYLPFVILVITGASNAVNLADGLDGLAAGMTAFAAVALGGMCYITGHVKFSEYLQVPYIAGTGELTVFCAAVVGATLGFLWWNCNPADVFMGDTGSLSLGAALGAVAVLIKREFLLAIVGAVFVAEALSVLIQVFSFKVWGKRVFKMAPLHHHFELSGWKEPRVVVRFWIAAALAALVGLSTLKLQ